The genomic stretch GAGTGTGCTGCACAATCCCAGACACTTGCAGTTCATCCACGAAAAGGCTTCTTACTGATTTGGGTGCAGAGAGTGTAAAGCGACAGAGTTCCCCAGCCTACAATGATGATTCGATCGACCAGTTTGACGCCGTTTTGTTCTTAAATCCACCGGGTCCAAATGCCCTTCTTAGGAGTGGTCTTAGTCTGAGAAGGGGAGGAAAAGTAGTTATTTTGAGTACTGAGTTTGAGGGAGATGTCATCTTTCCTGCGAACAAGAATTTCAAGTATGAGAGAGAGAATATACTAGACGTTTTACGATCGCCGACGGCATTCGAGGAGCTAACCATGAAAAGTATACAAATTCTGGGGAAAAACGGAGTCTCACAACAGCTTTTCGAAATGCCGGTTGAGTGTGTAGACTTTGTAGTATCAATCAAAGCTGCAAACGAGTCCACTGACAAACCCTCATCTTTTAAAGATATTGAACCACAGTCCTTGGACATTTCTTTTCTCATACAGTCACTTGGAACATTTGAAGAAGGGGATCACCTTCAGGGCATCCCAGTGCTACCCCAAGGCTTAGATGGGTGtggtttgaaagaaaacaaatcctaTCTGGTAGCAGGAGGAGTGAGAGGATTTGGATTTGAAGTCGCCAGATGGATGGCAGAAAACGGTGCAAAGTCTATCGTACTTCTCGGCTGCTCCATGCCCTCCGATTCCAAAATTCAAGAGGTGCGTCAGATTGAAAGGAGCACCGGTACAACGATCCATATAATTCAGGTAGGTAGATTTCTCGCAACCTCACTAAGTCATCAAACCTTTTTACTCacgaaaaacaacattttagaaaaatatttcagaatATGTCTACAATTCATAAGAATTTTACATACTTTGACTTCAGAATgttaaaattgcaaattaacgTTTGCTTTAAAGTAGGACTTCTTTTAGTCTCAGCAACATTAACGATACTTTTTCACACATAAATAATAACGTTTCGCCATGAGTGAAATGATTATTGCCACTGATCACACAAGTGCATGTAAGACATTTTCTTAATAAACAATCGTAAAGAGTGAAATTCTACCCCTCCACAACGGCGACGTTTTGCGTTTCGGTGGATGTTCTTGTTTTAACGGCCACCTTCCGTCAGCGGCAGCTTATCTATTTCCCCAAAGTGGCTGAGCTGGAAGTTCCACTGCTTGACTTCAGTAATCaactcatttatttttttctcttccgaTGGCTTCTCCAAGTAGACGTATCCAGCCAAACACAAATGTTGGCTTTGAAAGAGCGCCTTCAGTCCCTTCCAGATGTCGCAGGCATTGTACACACTGCTATGGTTCTTAGAGACGAATATATCAAAGACCTGACATTTCAGCATTTCAATGAAGTTATGGGCCCAAAAATCAAAGGTAAAACGGCAAACCAACCTAACTTCTCAGATCCTTCCAGGCTTATTGTTTTCAGCAGTTGTCGACGCCAGTGTTTTAGACGTCGGTATGAGCTAACAGGtttgaaaacagttttaaagaaaatagaaacAGTGTTCTCTATAAGAAACTTCGGCTGATAGTAAcgaaaacgaatttttttaattccattTTTAGGCTCCATGTTGCTACACCAAATGAGCTTAGAGATGGATCTGGATTTCTTCGTGATGTTTTCGTCCATGGCGTCAATCGTGGGTAACATGGGACAATCTTCATACTCGGCTTGCAATGCTTTCCAAGATTCTCTCGCTCAGTACCGGAGACATGTGCTTGGTCTTCCCGGACTTGCAATAAACTGGGGACCAATCAGTGGGGCTGGTGTAATGGAAAGAGAAACTGGAATCGCAAAACTGATGACCCTAGCAGGATTGGGTTTTGTAGATGCAAGGGAAGGTGGGTTGAAACTTACTGTAAGCGTATACGATCGACGAAAATACTATGAGCGTTTTAAATAGTACAGCATTAATTGATGTCTTCTTACTAGGGCAAAACGTCATTGGGAAATGGCCTGACCGATTGGTGTAGGCTTGCGGCTAACTGTTCTATAAGAAGACATAGTTTGGAAAAAGATTATACACATGTAAAACTGTACGTGAAGGCAGACTTAAAAAGATATGATACCAGTGTTAAGGGGGTTGTTGGGCATCACCTTTCAAAAAATACGACAAAAGTAATTtacataaatgtaataaattgcAGCCTTACTTAATGAATGATTTGTGTTCAAAGGTGTTAAGCACATGGTGAAAGTGTTAACTGAAGACCCTGGTCGCTGTCAAATCTCAATGTTTGATGCAGACTGGCCTCGATTCTTGAAGAGCAATACGGGGCTGAAGAAAACTCCGCGACTGTCCATTTTAAGGTCAACAGTAAATGCTCCCGACAACCAAACAAACTCAACGGAGTCTCTGgcccaaaaaattgttttagagaAAGACGGAGAAAAGAGGGCAGAGCTCATAAACGAATACATTACTGCGACAATGAGTGAATGGACTGGAAATCCCTCGCCATCAGAGACTGATCTCAACACAAGCTTGTATAGCTATGGAGTAGACTCCACCGCGGCCTTGACGCTAAAGATGCAGCTTGAAATGAATCTGCAAGTTTCCTTTGAGGTAAGAAATAATTCCTTGATTATCACGTTGGTTATTAGTTATGACATGTAGGTGAATATCGTCACAAGTCGGCCAGGTGCATAGCTGTTTACACAGAGCTGTAAAGTTGTAATGAGATGTGGTGGGTCGGTCTAAAGGTAAAACAAAAGTTCCCTTATTTACCCTAGGCAGtgtttatagcactaatgctattGGGGTCGAGCAAATTCCTCAAACAAATTATGTATATCAAACATAATAGGGTTAACAATCCCAGCTGGAGAGAGGCAAACCAgatggctatttacaagcatggtcGAGTTAGCtgtcagggcgggacttgaactcaggGACTCTGCATTACAAGTCCGGCGCTCTAACAGCGCGGCCACGCTGCCTCTAAGGTCCAAACCAACATTGCTTGGGACCTACTGCCAAGGAGTTTTTCCCTGTACAAAAAGTTCATAAAAGAGGCCTTCTGTTTCAGGTCTTCTACTTCAtgcagccagacacaactcctcTTAAACTGGGAAGAGACATAACTGCCAAGATGACTGAACGAAGTCAGGGAAATCCTCCAACCAATGACCAGCCTCAAAATGATAACAGACAAGAGGCTGAGCAGGCGCAAGTACAGACAACAGATGACGTATCGCCTATAACTGAATCGTCTGAAATCAGAATACAGGTTGTACCGCTGTACACTCCAGAGGGCTCAGCCATAAAGTTTTTCTGTGTCCATCCGTCGCATCGTTACGCGATGAGTTTGGTGCCGATTGCGACAGGATTTCAAGGACAGGTAAATTCAGATACTAAAGCATATTTTGCGGAGATTTATGATGTCATAAGTATGTTAGCAGAGTGTTTATTAAATATGGCCTCTTTTTCGTTCGTTTTTTTTAGGACTTAGTTTCCTTCTACGTACTGGGTTACACAGACCCAGCAGCAGTAAGTGAGGACTGGGGTGGAGTGCGTGAACTTGCAGCACATTACGTTCAGTTAATAACCAAGGAACAGCGTCATGGCCCCTACTTTTTGGGTGGATATTCATACGGAGGACTACTCGCCTATGAAATGACTTCCCTGATGACAGAACATAATCAGAGGGTGGAGTTCGTGGCAATGATTGATACATTTCCCTGGGTCCTGCAGTCACGGACAGTCAGCAGCAGATTACCTTCAATGCAGGAACATGAAAATTCGCAGCGTCGGCATGTCGAGGTTTGTCATTACCTTGGTCTAAAAGGGGAGTCTAGTGTTAAGAAGTTGTCTCACATTAAAATGGTCTTTGTGGCATTGACAGAAGCTTACAATACTGACAAATCATGCGTTATGGCGTGTTTGaatatctttagaaaaacaaaaacactttgtTTGAGAGGTTATTTCACACAAAAGATACTGTTTAATTTTCACCTCTCTTTTCATCGTTTGATATGTGGTATGAAGCACTGTCTCCTCATTTTTAGTATGGTCTTCTGTTTGATATATGCATGACTTCTGACAAGAAAAATAGTGAACTAATGTTTCTGTTGGATATATAGCGTGACAACAAATTCTAACGGCCAATTGTTATCCTCTAGCTCCAATttgaaaattatctgagaaagcTGGCAATAGACTCACTGAAAATGACATCCGATGAATACCATAAGATGAGAGAGCAGAACACTAAAGAATGGATCCTTGATGAGCTAGAAAAACGGGGTCTTGAAAGGGGTTTAGCGATCCACAATTTGAGAACACTGAGAGAGTCTCTCTTGAAGGATCAAATGGTTGCCAGTAGGACACATCTAGAGTGGCAGCCCGCAGAGGTATGGGCTTCGTCTCCGTTTATTAATGTTCAGATTTAGAATTGTTTTAAACAAAGGTCACGTACCAACATCAAAAATCAACCAATCTGTCACGAGGTTAGTATTGGAGAGTTTTGCGAACTGTtactaaaaataatattcattttaaatattttcttgttttttgaatGCTTGGACGACAAACATCGTTAGCTATCATTTATAACAAAACTTAAGTTAAATGAGTTCCAAAGATTTGCCACGCCCATataatttttgtgaaaacaaaGAACTTTTCAAGATTCAAGGCCTTTTATGAAAGCATTTTTTTATCTCCCGTTTGTCAATAGGTCCGTTACCGAGGTCCACTCGTGTTCCTCAGATGCCAAGATACCTGTTTCTCGCCCAGATCATCAGATAGCGTCGAAGAGATTTGGGGCCAGTTGGTTGATGGTGGGATAAGTGTGCTCGTTTGTCCTGTAAATCATTATTGCATGAGTGAATCGCCTAACGCTTATGTTACTGGAAGTATCTTAGCAACTGCTCTAATATTCAAATACCGTTTGCTGTACCCAGAATTCCCCAGACCCACGAGAACGTTCAGTCAGAGACGAGCCGTAGAAAAGCTTTCCAGTGGAGTAGTTGTATTCCTCCACTCAGAGAAAGGTAGGTCTGGACTTCTACCCAAAAGGGCCAACGTAAGGTAAATTAAAAGGTTGCGTTGTCCATTTGAACGCCAAGGAGTTGACGCAGGTTGttgcaaattactttttattAATCTTTGCTTCAGCTGAAGATACGAGAATACTTTACAGTGTGTTTCACATGGCTGCGTGAAATCGATGTATGCGCCAGAGCTTATTAATAAAActtaattttgcaaatttacatagtaaaaaaaaaaatttcagcatTTTTGGATGCTTTGCTCTTATTTACCTGCCACTCACGTTTTACTAAATTCAAAATGTGTTGTTCCTTGTGATTCTTTAACATAGACACCCTTGCTGTGAGGGTAGGAGCAACCATAGCTACCTTTGGAGCAAGgctggcgcagtggtgagagcacttgccTCCCACCAGTGTGACCTGGGTTCGAATCCAGGCATCGACGCTATATGTGAACTGGGTTTGTTGCTGGTTCTCTCCCTTACttcgagaggtttttcttcggGCACTCCGGTTTTCctctctccttaaaaaccaacactttctaATTCTAATTCGacctggaacgcacggacacgtttcaaagAGTTTTTGAGGACTCCTAAGTGTTCAGTTGTAAACAAAAATagtttacatttacatttacaatCAGGTCCAAgaccattgcttttttgtcCTCCGCTTTTCGATTATTTCATTAAGAAGGTTTCATTAAGTATGCTGTATTTCACTTTCCAACTCCTTTCATTGAAATATAGGACATAAAAAGCCTCATTTTGGAGAAGTTCATTTCAAGGAGGACGTTCACAAACTTGAATTAACTTCACAAGCCGATGAAGGAGAGACACATGAAacggaaaaaacaaaaaagatcaTTGACTTGAAAGGTATGAACATTATACCCTTATGGTTACAGTAAAActccgcgactaagaacctggactttaagaacctgttactagtgtaaaatttgccagttaagcCCCCTCTATAATAAGAACCAGTTTAGcctaaatttgaaacaggttctttttttctaaaatctgtgaaaaaattctgtacactttgGTAGATAAGATATgtcaacattcagaatcctctttCGAGACATgggtgccttatcactccaactgcaatgcaATGGTATGCACGTTTTATaatgaggaataagctgaaccactaaatactcttatctacattgtattttttctttagaaaattaaGAAGCTAAATAGGCTAAATTTATGtgctaactaccatttatataagaacctgtttacactaacttggaaaaatccaggttcttagtcgcagggttttactgtactttaTTTTTAAGGACCTTTTATTATGGCCTTTTAGTGCCTGGGATAAGGAAAACAAGTCCACCCAAGGCCCAAAGAAGTGAgccccacccccaaccccccccccccccccccccccactcaaaaaaaataataataataataataataataacctaaATATTTAATCTGGTGGAATAAAACACTTTCTAAAATTGTTTGTTCTCTGTCTTATTTCAATTCGTGCGTAATCAGTCAAGGTCAAAAAAGAATCGCTTTACAAGTTATGTAATTGTTTCAATACAAAATTGCCGTTATAACTCCTCGTAAACAGACTTTAAGCTTATGCTTGCGGTCAAGTCTTTACAAAGAAAgatcctttttctttcttacaacAGATCTCTGTATGGTCCAACCAGGAATGTTAGTCGCCAATGCTAGGAGGTATGCCGGCCGAAAGCGAAGAGTTGGAGCCCATCACAGTGGAAACCTGAGGCAAATCGCTTCTGTCATTACAAGGAAACGTGTCTACAATTTGGAATTCACTGATTATTCggatttaaaatcattctacaACATGATCGAGGCTGTTTTTGCAGTCCAGTTGTTATCCCGGTAGATATCAAGGAAACTTGAAGTTTAAACAATCCTTTTAACTTGAGGGTCCAAGGAAACATGCGCTGAGAAGAGCAAAACTATTATATAAGGGTTCATGAACAGTAGATTGAGAGTATAAGCAAAGAAAGGATTAGAAACGCTGTCGCAAAGTTCTTGCCTGCCACTTAAGGAAAGGGTTCACACTCAGAAGCTCTTCCCCAAAGATTTTGCCTGCCATTTCATATTCATACAGTTCTCAACAAATATTGTTTGAATTGATCGTAAGCATGTTCTGTTATTTTGTGATTTCTTGAGATTCATAGATTTTCCTTCGTCTAAATTCATTAAGATTTGAATTAGATTTTATTGAACCTCGACGATTACATTGGTGTTACTGCTATCACCAAATTCTAAGTAGTATATTCGCCGAGTTTAAACCAACCTTCTCTGGGCAAGTCAGTTTCTCAGACGATTAATGGTCCATGTTTTCCTCTCCAGACGATAGTTTAATTTGACCATCTGGGATGAGGATTGCTCCTATGAAGGACGGGAGAAATAATAAAGGTAGCCGTACATGCCATTCTAGGAAAAGTACGCTAAATTCCTGATGGCCTGCCTACTGCAATCATCCTCTTCCAGATTATATTATGTTAGAACGGGGCATTTGAACGCAAGCTGCCAACAAGAGAGAGAATAAAAGGGCTGGCCCCTTTTAATACTCACTTGGCTGAAAAGGCACAATAGGATTTAAAAATGTCATTGCAGCTTATTTTATGATATCAATATGATTACTTTTATAGGTTATTAAGACGAAATCCACCAGGAAACtggataattttattttcattagacaaaaaccttgtgccagaataatttaaagaatattgcattcgtTTTTATacctttagcccttgaaaaattaatgtaaaaaagAACGTAAcgtgctttaaattattctggttcAATTAGGTTTTTGTcacctgaaaattaaaattactcaatttccttaTGAATTCCGTTTTAAACTAATTTTAGGGTCTCCAATGGGTTTTAGGGATACGGGATTTGCCGTATTTGGAAgccgggattcgggattttattAGCGTGATTTGTGATTGGCACTATACACTGGATATAACCGGACGACGAAGCCATCGGGATTGAGGGATTGAACGAAAATTTTGTTTGGGATGATGGGATTGAAGAAATTTATTGGGGACCTTCTAATTTGTTATCAATGATAGTTAATCCGAGTTTCGCTAAAATGTAGAATGTGACAAATGTTTAAAGCAGTGTTGTTAACATGCTAGAGATTGCgacaataaaaaattacaaaaaatactttATAGCATGAATGGAGAGTCTGATTGCTGGTTTAGATGAAGGGCCTGGCCTGGTTACACGCGATATCACGTTCAGTTTTTACGCGTTTCTTTGGCGTCGTTGTACGACGCCGTGTAActtctagactgttcacagacccctattttttcgtgagatcgtcgagatacAGCGCGTCTTACCATTAATGGcgggtatcttgattttcaaatgtgccgagggggcgggcgtcggggattatagttctagggggagggggcgagaacacaagacaacaattcTCTTtatctttttctgaacttagataCAATGATTTTgaattcaactcctgaaaaaTCCGCCAACATTTGAGAAATTGAACGAGATGTTATGgagtcatgaaatttgaaacgGCGTGACTTCACTTTATAAGTAAGGTTTTCGCAAGCCGTCGAGGTTGCTCCGCATGTCGATCTTCAAgttcatgtaaatgccgcgcaTGGACACAGGCCACATTGGAATCTATAAACGACACATTGTTGGTTTTTCAATCAATGGCTCTCTGTCACGCACATTGAGTCATTAGTCAGGTTTTGTAGACTCAGAAAAATGGGATGGCATATATCCGCTGAGACGTGATTCTGGTAGCaccaaattaaaagaaaaatctcaCTTGCTTCCTTGGCCAGTGGTAAAAGCTACCATAGTTGAAGTCCCCAAAAATCCATCAGTAAACAGTTCGTTCAATCAAAGGTTTGCGATCATAAAAATAGACAACCGATTAATAGGGCTTTACACCCTCCCCGCTCCCTTCCATCGGATCGTGTTATAATTATTTACCAGGTTTCCATTTGTTAAGCATAAGCTAACCTCTTTCAGTGTTCTCGGTTGTAATTTTTCCGCATTCATCAGACCCACATACAATGTGGGTCTGATGAAAGCGGAAAAAATACAACCGAGACAGATTAAATTTTCATCAGAGATAACTATGACGTCGACTTGTGCCATTTTCCTTGATATTAAGATTCCCTTTGCCACATGTTTTCAAGGTAAAAGTTAAATTGGTCCGTTCAATTCTCAAACTGCCTCCCTGACACTTTGTGCCTCATGGAACACTGTGATCCAAGAACAAATGAACGCTGGTTTGGCCCCGGGAGGGAGGAAAGTTGTCCCGTGTGGAACGGTCACTAGCCTATAACCGAGCTccaaaatataatatatagatttagccagggctaaaagcgaggcccccattaataaatttataatttaaaccaaatctcacatcgagttgatagcctcataagtacacccaaaaactggcaatcatcttcgatcacatttattaagagccataatggctcttgatcaccgtagattaattaggcctggaaaaaaaattccggccgaattttttgcgttcgacaagtttattttacaaaatcttgccaacaaatctgggtgcgtgtaaaccaaccttttatatcatttatacatcacatctgaggtgaaacagtactatgaggcgatGAGGCACTGTTTCTATcttacagacctcggacaacagaatgcagtatttcacaatattgtgatacaaattgctattcaggacgatcgaagcacgcgtgggctttagccgtaaacagttgaaaaaattttcaaaatcatctatacggccagccggttctgacttttacagtgctagcagtggcgagtgtttgaatgaacattaacacagttacgctccaacataataaagaatttattatgtttattttttagtttaaaacGGTTTagcgcgcggcattttgagtactccgggaagcgttgtttactgaaagactgaaaacaatcgaaaacaacgattaaaattacaagagagagtactaacaatcaataaaagaaatataattcggtgaaacatatacagagacgacaattttcattcaggaagacaagtattaaagtgtctctaaaaatcctgagtcttcgagcttaaagctgaagtttatgttttaagccggcttcccggtgtttgcttttttcaaagacgaactcgaggcaagaaaatcgctcaaacctttcttttacagttagaattataactaaatattctttgaaacgttttctttctatttgcggtgagaaaatgtctaaaggctttttaaagatctgtaagcttataacaaacctgatactcggtcagatcattgtctcaaatcttacaaacgtgcgtaaacaaaatagccgcataaactacgctcgacttcattaaatcaggaataaaaacaaacatcaaatacaattattacttaggcttaccactcgagatgcagctcctgaaaggtatcaagtaaggccagtatcgcttcagactttgaaaaccctcttacgcattaagcaagatgaaaacgaaaacgatgccatccgaaatcggatttccatctttgactcaaccaaaaacccaataaacaaactagtcatgaataacagaagactcctgatagcagctgaatttcattttgtacatccagtggaaaaagaaagctaaaaacatcacaagttgatgTGATGTAATCGCTTTAGATGTCCCATTAGTCTTAGCGGGCGGGCTGTTTTTACCATGTGCTCCTTGTACTTGTACTAGCTCGATTAAAGCTGTTGTGTTATAGCCTGTTTCGCCTCTCAATAACattacatggtgtcagaagtgggaTCGACGAACCATGACATCTTTCCGAGTCCAGCTACCGGAAAAGTTTGATTTCAGTCGTCAAGAAGAGTGGCCGAAATGGAGCCGAAGATTTGAACGTTTCCGCCAAGCGTCTGGCCTGgcgaaagaagaagaagagagcCAAATAAACACGCTTATCTACGCTATGGGAGATCAAGCAGACGATATTTTGACCTCCTTCAAACTTTCCACGTCGCAGCAGAAACAATATCACACCGTTAAAACGAAGTTTGATGAACACTTTGTGGTTCGCCGAAATGTTATTTTTGAGCGAGCAAAGTTCAATCGGCGCCGCCAAGAAGATGGCGAGACTGTTGACACATTTATTACAGCACTGCACGCACTCGCTGAATACTGCGATTACGGAACCCTAAAGGACGAGATGATCCGAGACCGAATTGTGGTGGGCCTTCAAGACTCAAAATTATCGGAGAAACTCCAACTTGACCCGGAATTATCTCTGGCTAAAGCGATCAATCATGCTCGACAAAGCGAAGCTGTAAAGAAGCAACAAGCCCTTTTGAGAAACGACTTCAAGGATTCTGAAGATGCAAAGAAAAACGTCGACGCGGTCAAGGTAACACGAAAGAACCCTCCGAAACTCAAGGATGAAAATGGGCCGAAACCTAAGAAAACACCGCTAAAGAAACCGCCTTCTCAGCCTTCTTCGACACGCTGCGAACGCTGCGGAAATCTCCCGCCTCACAAGCGAGCGAACTGCCCAGCTAAAGACGCAACTTGTTTCAAGTGCTCAAAGAGAGGCCACTGGGAAACTGTAAATCGTCCAAAACGGTTGGCGAAGTGgaagaagatgaaaatttgtttcttgGTGAAATAGGAACTGAAACGAACAACACCTTTTGGTCAGTAGATCTGATGCTTAATAACGCAGAAGTTCGCTTCAAGATTGACACTGGAGCTGACGTGACCGTAATCCCTGATAAGATCTACGAAGCGCTACGACCGACTCCAACCCTCGTAAAATCAAGCAAGACATTGTTTGGTCCAGCTCATACTTCACTCCCTGTGCGTGGATGTTTTGTGGGAAAAATCCAGAAAGGAGACAAAACAACGGAGCAGGAGATATTCGTAGTGAACGGTGCCCGCAACGCCCTGCTTGGTCGTCCAGCTATAGAAACTCTTGCCATAGTACAAAAGGTTGATGCTGTGGAAGCCACAAACCTCAATGCAAAGTTTCCAGGACTTTTCACTGGACTTGGAAAACTTCGAGGTCCTGATACGTCATGAAGCTGAAACC from Porites lutea chromosome 1, jaPorLute2.1, whole genome shotgun sequence encodes the following:
- the LOC140932804 gene encoding LOW QUALITY PROTEIN: fatty acid synthase-like (The sequence of the model RefSeq protein was modified relative to this genomic sequence to represent the inferred CDS: substituted 1 base at 1 genomic stop codon), whose product is MSTILSSVEGTPLFGKRTFWVPKPGFNLHSEDILALKKLLTIKSIDKFKATVKIPKYSGKCGNSIRFIPIHLSSVFLKPPNLTIEQATYLPACLALAFHALXKAAAGAEKQKLLINEANRGPGPAAVFLGKTLGHRVCCTIPDTCSSSTKRLLTDLGAESVKRQSSPAYNDDSIDQFDAVLFLNPPGPNALLRSGLSLRRGGKVVILSTEFEGDVIFPANKNFKYERENILDVLRSPTAFEELTMKSIQILGKNGVSQQLFEMPVECVDFVVSIKAANESTDKPSSFKDIEPQSLDISFLIQSLGTFEEGDHLQGIPVLPQGLDGCGLKENKSYLVAGGVRGFGFEVARWMAENGAKSIVLLGCSMPSDSKIQEVRQIERSTGTTIHIIQVDVSSQTQMLALKERLQSLPDVAGIVHTAMVLRDEYIKDLTFQHFNEVMGPKIKGSMLLHQMSLEMDLDFFVMFSSMASIVGNMGQSSYSACNAFQDSLAQYRRHVLGLPGLAINWGPISGAGVMERETGIAKLMTLAGLGFVDAREGVKHMVKVLTEDPGRCQISMFDADWPRFLKSNTGLKKTPRLSILRSTVNAPDNQTNSTESLAQKIVLEKDGEKRAELINEYITATMSEWTGNPSPSETDLNTSLYSYGVDSTAALTLKMQLEMNLQVSFEVFYFMQPDTTPLKLGRDITAKMTERSQGNPPTNDQPQNDNRQEAEQAQVQTTDDVSPITESSEIRIQVVPLYTPEGSAIKFFCVHPSHRYAMSLVPIATGFQGQDLVSFYVLGYTDPAAVSEDWGGVRELAAHYVQLITKEQRHGPYFLGGYSYGGLLAYEMTSLMTEHNQRVEFVAMIDTFPWVLQSRTVSSRLPSMQEHENSQRRHVELQFENYLRKLAIDSLKMTSDEYHKMREQNTKEWILDELEKRGLERGLAIHNLRTLRESLLKDQMVASRTHLEWQPAEVRYRGPLVFLRCQDTCFSPRSSDSVEEIWGQLVDGGISVLVCPVNHYCMSESPNAYVTGSILATALIFKYRLLYPEFPRPTRTFSQRRAVEKLSSGVVVFLHSEKGHKKPHFGEVHFKEDVHKLELTSQADEGETHETEKTKKIIDLKDLCMVQPGMLVANARRYAGRKRRVGAHHSGNLRQIASVITRKRVYNLEFTDYSDLKSFYNMIEAVFAVQLLSR